A part of Anolis sagrei isolate rAnoSag1 chromosome 3, rAnoSag1.mat, whole genome shotgun sequence genomic DNA contains:
- the TMCO3 gene encoding transmembrane and coiled-coil domain-containing protein 3 isoform X2 has product MQHQNKSLSILDEILEDVRKAADRLEEEIGEHAFDDNKSVRGVNFEAVLRVEEDEADTKRNVSKRKVEDDLGLSMLIDSQNNQYILTKPRDSTIPRADHHFIKDIVTIGMLSLPCGWLCTTIGLPTMFGYIICGVLLGPSGLNSIKSIVQVETLGEFGVFFTLFLVGLEFSPERLRKVWKISLQGPCYMTLLMIAFGLLWGHFLQIRATQSVFIATCLSLSSTPLVSRFLAGSSRGDKEGDIDYSSVLLAMLVMQDVQLGLFIAVMPTLIQAGVGTHASIIKEILRILLLIGQILFSLAAALLICLVLKTYLIGPYYRKLHMESKGNKEILVLGISAFMFFMLMITELLDVSMELGCFLAGALISSQGPVITEEIMSCIEPIRDFLAIIFFASIGLHVFPTFVIYEITVLLFLTLSVVIMKFFLAVLVLSMILPKSSQYIKWIVSAGLAQVSEFSFVLGSRARRAGIISREVYLLILSVTTLSLLLAPALWRAALMKCVPRSEKRLIS; this is encoded by the exons ATGCAGCATCAAAATAAGAGTCTATCTATCCTTGATGAGATTCTTGAAGATGTACGGAAAGCAGCTGATCGACTAGAAGAAGAAATAGGAGAGCATGCCTTTGATGACAACAAATCG GTGAGAGGAGTCAATTTCGAAGCTGTTTTGAGAGTGGAAGAGGATGAAGCAGATACAAAAAGGAATGTTTCAAAAAGGAAAGTGGAGGATGATTTGGGCTTAAGCATGCTTATTGATTCGCAAAACAATCAGTACATACTTACTAAGCCTAGAGACTCAACCATTCCACGTGCTGACCACCATTTTATAAAG gATATTGTGACCATAGGAATGCTATCCTTGCCTTGTGGCTGGCTGTGCACAACAATAGGATTACCAACTATGTTTGGATACATTATTTGTGGAGTGCTTTTGGGACCATCAGGATTAAACAGTATCAAG TCAATTGTCCAGGTAGAGACATTGGGAGAATTTGGCGTATTCTTCACATTGTTCTTGGTGGGTTTGGAATTTTCTCCTGAACGGCTAAGAAAG GTGTGGAAGATATCACTGCAAGGCCCCTGTTACATGACACTTCTGATGATTGCCTTTGGCTTATTGTGGGGGCACTTTCTACAAATTAGAGCCACACAGAGTGTGTTCATTGCTACTTGTTTATCATTGTCAAGCACACCATTGGTATCCAGATTCCTTGCAGGGAGCTCTCGGGGAGATAAAGAAG GAGACATAGATTACAGCAGTGTTCTGCTAGCAATGTTGGTGATGCAGGATGTTCAGCTTGGCTTGTTTATAGCAGTCATGCCAACTCTTATTCAAGCTGGAGTTGGCACACATGCCAG CATTATCAAGGAAATACTAAGAATATTGTTGCTGATTGGACAAATTCTGTTTTCTTTGGCTGCTGCTCTGCTCATATGTCTTGTTTTAAAGACTTACCTAATAGGACCGTACTACCGCAAGTTACATAtggaaagcaaaggaaataaagaaattcTAGTTCTAGGAATATctgcttttatgttttttatgctaaTG ATCACTGAATTATTGGACGTTTCAATGGAATTGGGGTGTTTCTTAGCAGGCGCACTCATTTCTTCTCAGGGCCCTGTGATTACTGAAGAAATTATGTCCTGTATTGAACCAATACGTGACTTTCTTGCCATCATATTCTTTGCATCTATAG GCCTTCATGTTTTTCCTACATTTGTTATATATGAAATCACAGTCTTGCTGTTCCTTACGCTTTCAGTGGTAATAATGAAG TTTTTCCTGGCAGTGCTTGTCCTTTCCATGATTCTTCCAAAGAGCAGCCAGTATATCAAATGGATTGTATCAGCAGGATTGGCTCAAGTCAGTGAGTTTTCTTTTGTTCTGGGAAGCAGAGCACGCAGAGCGGGTATAATTTCTCGAGAG GTGTACCTCCTTATCCTGAGCGTGACGACTCTAAGCCTGTTACTTGCACCAGCCCTCTGGAGAGCTGCGCTTATGAAATGTGTACCAAGATCTGAAAAAAGATTAATTTCTTGA
- the TMCO3 gene encoding transmembrane and coiled-coil domain-containing protein 3 isoform X1, whose translation MISGCFHAVATRNWTMTATRFVGFWMFMSLLCCQMTAPAEHEDIVKHAIKLHRGKGAAITQRKQWLVENCRKLSGLLRQKNVVLNKLKSAIRAVEKDPGLSVEERTFQVHTFEIFQKELNESENSVFQAIHGLQRALQGDYKDVVNMKESSRQRLEALREAAIKEETEYVELLAAEKHQAEALKNMQHQNKSLSILDEILEDVRKAADRLEEEIGEHAFDDNKSVRGVNFEAVLRVEEDEADTKRNVSKRKVEDDLGLSMLIDSQNNQYILTKPRDSTIPRADHHFIKDIVTIGMLSLPCGWLCTTIGLPTMFGYIICGVLLGPSGLNSIKSIVQVETLGEFGVFFTLFLVGLEFSPERLRKVWKISLQGPCYMTLLMIAFGLLWGHFLQIRATQSVFIATCLSLSSTPLVSRFLAGSSRGDKEGDIDYSSVLLAMLVMQDVQLGLFIAVMPTLIQAGVGTHASIIKEILRILLLIGQILFSLAAALLICLVLKTYLIGPYYRKLHMESKGNKEILVLGISAFMFFMLMITELLDVSMELGCFLAGALISSQGPVITEEIMSCIEPIRDFLAIIFFASIGLHVFPTFVIYEITVLLFLTLSVVIMKFFLAVLVLSMILPKSSQYIKWIVSAGLAQVSEFSFVLGSRARRAGIISREVYLLILSVTTLSLLLAPALWRAALMKCVPRSEKRLIS comes from the exons atGATTTCTGGGTGCTTCCACGCAGTCGCTACTAGAAATTGGACAATGACAGCAACGCGATTTGTTGGCTTTTGGATGTTCATGTCACTACTTTGCTGCCAGATGACTGCCCCAGCAGAACACGAGGATATAGTAAAACATGCAATAAAACTGCATCGTGGAAAAGGAGCTGCTATAACTCAAAGGAAACAGTGGCTAGTGGAAAACTGCAGAAAGCTGTCTGGACTCTTGCGTCAAAAGAATGTGGTCCTCAATAAATTAAAAAGTGCAATAAGAGCAGTGGAAAAGGACCCAGGGCTATCAGTCGAAGAAAGGACATTTCAGGTCCACACGTTTGAAATTTTCCAAAAAGAGCTCAATGAAAGTGAAAACTCTGTATTTCAAGCTATCCATGGACTCCAGCGGGCCTTACAAGGGGATTACAAAGATGTTGTGAACATGAAGGAGAGCAGTCGGCAGCGGCTGGAAGCCTTGAGAGAAGCAGCAATAAAG GAAGAAACGGAATATGTTGAACTTCTAGCAGCAGAGAAGCACCAAGCTGAAGCCCTGAAAAACATGCAGCATCAAAATAAGAGTCTATCTATCCTTGATGAGATTCTTGAAGATGTACGGAAAGCAGCTGATCGACTAGAAGAAGAAATAGGAGAGCATGCCTTTGATGACAACAAATCG GTGAGAGGAGTCAATTTCGAAGCTGTTTTGAGAGTGGAAGAGGATGAAGCAGATACAAAAAGGAATGTTTCAAAAAGGAAAGTGGAGGATGATTTGGGCTTAAGCATGCTTATTGATTCGCAAAACAATCAGTACATACTTACTAAGCCTAGAGACTCAACCATTCCACGTGCTGACCACCATTTTATAAAG gATATTGTGACCATAGGAATGCTATCCTTGCCTTGTGGCTGGCTGTGCACAACAATAGGATTACCAACTATGTTTGGATACATTATTTGTGGAGTGCTTTTGGGACCATCAGGATTAAACAGTATCAAG TCAATTGTCCAGGTAGAGACATTGGGAGAATTTGGCGTATTCTTCACATTGTTCTTGGTGGGTTTGGAATTTTCTCCTGAACGGCTAAGAAAG GTGTGGAAGATATCACTGCAAGGCCCCTGTTACATGACACTTCTGATGATTGCCTTTGGCTTATTGTGGGGGCACTTTCTACAAATTAGAGCCACACAGAGTGTGTTCATTGCTACTTGTTTATCATTGTCAAGCACACCATTGGTATCCAGATTCCTTGCAGGGAGCTCTCGGGGAGATAAAGAAG GAGACATAGATTACAGCAGTGTTCTGCTAGCAATGTTGGTGATGCAGGATGTTCAGCTTGGCTTGTTTATAGCAGTCATGCCAACTCTTATTCAAGCTGGAGTTGGCACACATGCCAG CATTATCAAGGAAATACTAAGAATATTGTTGCTGATTGGACAAATTCTGTTTTCTTTGGCTGCTGCTCTGCTCATATGTCTTGTTTTAAAGACTTACCTAATAGGACCGTACTACCGCAAGTTACATAtggaaagcaaaggaaataaagaaattcTAGTTCTAGGAATATctgcttttatgttttttatgctaaTG ATCACTGAATTATTGGACGTTTCAATGGAATTGGGGTGTTTCTTAGCAGGCGCACTCATTTCTTCTCAGGGCCCTGTGATTACTGAAGAAATTATGTCCTGTATTGAACCAATACGTGACTTTCTTGCCATCATATTCTTTGCATCTATAG GCCTTCATGTTTTTCCTACATTTGTTATATATGAAATCACAGTCTTGCTGTTCCTTACGCTTTCAGTGGTAATAATGAAG TTTTTCCTGGCAGTGCTTGTCCTTTCCATGATTCTTCCAAAGAGCAGCCAGTATATCAAATGGATTGTATCAGCAGGATTGGCTCAAGTCAGTGAGTTTTCTTTTGTTCTGGGAAGCAGAGCACGCAGAGCGGGTATAATTTCTCGAGAG GTGTACCTCCTTATCCTGAGCGTGACGACTCTAAGCCTGTTACTTGCACCAGCCCTCTGGAGAGCTGCGCTTATGAAATGTGTACCAAGATCTGAAAAAAGATTAATTTCTTGA